A region of Streptomyces sp. NBC_01750 DNA encodes the following proteins:
- a CDS encoding secondary thiamine-phosphate synthase enzyme YjbQ, whose amino-acid sequence MADTFSTRTIDVTTGSSETVHDLTDACTSFLREVARGRDGLLNVFTPHATAGLALIETGAGSDADLLAALHQLLPADNRWQHRHGSPGHGRDHVLPAIVPPHATLPVIGGALQLGTWQSVVLVDTNRDNTQRQVRLSFLG is encoded by the coding sequence ATGGCTGACACCTTCAGTACACGAACCATCGACGTGACGACCGGCTCAAGTGAAACCGTGCACGACTTGACCGACGCATGTACGTCGTTCCTCCGGGAAGTGGCCCGGGGCCGGGACGGACTGCTCAACGTCTTCACGCCGCACGCAACTGCCGGACTGGCCCTTATCGAGACAGGGGCGGGGAGTGACGCGGACCTCCTGGCGGCCCTCCACCAGCTCCTCCCGGCGGACAACCGTTGGCAGCATCGGCACGGTTCACCGGGACACGGCCGGGACCATGTCCTCCCCGCCATCGTCCCGCCCCACGCGACACTCCCTGTCATCGGCGGAGCGCTGCAGCTGGGGACCTGGCAATCCGTGGTCCTGGTGGACACGAACAGGGACAACACCCAACGTCAGGTCCGGCTCTCCTTCCTGGGGTGA
- a CDS encoding glutamate-1-semialdehyde 2,1-aminomutase → MPRSRMANERLHAMIPGGAHTYAKGDDQYPENLAPVISHGRGAHVWDIDGNRYIEYGSGLRSVSLGHAHPRVIEAVRRELDRGSNFVRPSIVEVEAAERFLATVPTAEMVKFAKNGSDVTTAAVRLARAVTGRPRVAICGDHPFFSVDDWFIGTTPMSAGVPAATTELTVSFPYGDLAATQELLTRYQDEVACLILEPAGHTEPPPGYLAGLRELADRHGCVLIFDEMITGLRWSEAGAQGLYGVVPDLSTFGKALGNGFAVSALAGRRELMERGGLRHSRDRVFLLSTTHGAETHSLAAAMAVQTTYVEEGVTARLHALGERLAAGVRDAAAGMGVGDHIVVRGRASNLVFATLDENRQPSQQYRTLFLRRLLAGGVLAPSFVVSSALGDADIDRTVDVVAQACAVYRKALDAADPTPWLAGRPVKPVFRRLA, encoded by the coding sequence ATGCCCCGGTCGCGGATGGCGAACGAGCGGCTGCACGCCATGATCCCGGGAGGCGCGCACACGTACGCCAAGGGCGACGACCAGTACCCCGAGAACCTGGCCCCGGTCATCAGCCACGGCCGCGGTGCCCATGTGTGGGACATCGACGGCAACCGCTACATCGAGTACGGCTCCGGCCTGCGGTCGGTCAGCCTCGGCCACGCCCACCCACGCGTGATCGAGGCGGTGCGGCGGGAACTCGACCGCGGCAGCAACTTCGTCCGGCCGTCGATCGTGGAGGTCGAGGCCGCGGAACGCTTCCTTGCCACCGTGCCGACCGCCGAGATGGTGAAGTTCGCGAAGAACGGCTCCGACGTCACCACCGCCGCGGTGCGCCTCGCCCGCGCCGTCACCGGGCGCCCGCGGGTGGCCATCTGCGGCGACCATCCGTTCTTCTCCGTCGACGACTGGTTCATCGGCACCACGCCGATGTCGGCCGGTGTTCCGGCGGCGACCACCGAGCTCACCGTGTCCTTCCCTTACGGGGACCTGGCCGCCACACAGGAACTGCTCACCCGGTACCAGGACGAGGTCGCCTGCCTGATCCTCGAACCTGCCGGCCACACCGAGCCGCCGCCCGGGTACCTCGCCGGCCTGCGCGAGCTGGCCGACCGGCACGGCTGCGTACTGATCTTCGATGAGATGATCACCGGCTTGCGCTGGTCCGAGGCGGGCGCCCAGGGCCTGTACGGCGTCGTCCCCGACCTCTCCACGTTCGGCAAGGCGCTGGGCAACGGGTTCGCCGTCTCCGCGCTGGCCGGGCGCCGCGAACTGATGGAGCGGGGCGGGCTGCGTCACTCCCGCGACCGGGTGTTCCTGCTGTCCACCACGCACGGTGCGGAAACGCACTCCCTGGCAGCCGCGATGGCCGTGCAGACCACCTACGTCGAGGAGGGCGTCACCGCGCGGCTGCACGCCCTCGGCGAGCGGTTGGCCGCCGGTGTGCGCGACGCCGCGGCCGGCATGGGCGTCGGCGACCACATCGTCGTCCGGGGCCGGGCCAGCAACCTGGTCTTCGCCACCCTCGACGAGAACCGGCAGCCGTCGCAGCAGTACCGCACCCTGTTCCTGCGCCGGCTCCTCGCGGGCGGGGTGCTGGCCCCGTCGTTCGTGGTGAGCAGCGCGCTCGGCGACGCCGACATCGATCGCACCGTCGACGTGGTGGCCCAGGCATGTGCGGTGTACCGGAAGGCACTGGACGCCGCCGACCCCACCCCCTGGCTGGCCGGGCGACCGGTGAAGCCCGTATTCCGCCGCTTGGCGTGA
- a CDS encoding glycosyltransferase family 2 protein has protein sequence MTDRPRLSIGLPVYNGEEYLAESLDALLGQTYEDFELVISDNASTDGTQEICRKYAARDSRIRYLRLPRNIGATPNHNHVFAESRGQLFKWASHDDLYGRDLLRRCVDALDERPDMILAHTGQAVIDGDGQVKVPYEYGLATDSPHAPERFRSLLFEPGGDDFYGVMRADMLRRVRPMDSYHHADRTFVAEIALHGSFHQVPELLYFRRDHPTRAERANPGKRARCVNLDPRRAGPLHPTPRLLAEYVWGFVSAIRRAPLSQADRRACYRHLAAWMTSRVGPGAGERVEDRDPVDPGLLTVSVDALVAGREGRQA, from the coding sequence ATGACCGACCGACCCAGGCTGAGCATCGGCCTGCCCGTGTACAACGGCGAGGAGTACCTGGCCGAGTCGCTCGACGCCCTGCTCGGCCAGACCTACGAGGACTTCGAGCTGGTCATCTCCGACAACGCCTCGACCGACGGGACCCAGGAGATCTGCCGCAAGTACGCCGCGCGCGACTCGCGTATCCGGTACCTCCGGCTGCCCCGGAACATCGGCGCCACGCCGAACCACAACCATGTGTTCGCCGAGTCCCGCGGCCAGCTGTTCAAGTGGGCCTCGCACGACGACCTGTACGGCCGGGACCTGCTGCGGCGCTGCGTGGATGCGCTGGACGAGCGGCCGGACATGATCCTCGCGCACACCGGCCAGGCGGTCATCGACGGCGACGGCCAGGTGAAGGTCCCGTACGAGTACGGGCTCGCCACCGACTCTCCGCACGCGCCGGAGCGCTTCCGCAGTCTGCTGTTCGAACCGGGTGGCGACGACTTCTACGGGGTGATGCGGGCCGACATGCTGCGCCGGGTGCGGCCGATGGACAGTTACCACCACGCGGACCGTACGTTCGTCGCCGAGATCGCCCTGCACGGGTCCTTCCACCAGGTGCCGGAGCTGCTGTACTTCCGCCGCGACCACCCCACCCGCGCCGAGCGGGCGAACCCCGGCAAGCGCGCCCGGTGCGTCAACCTGGACCCGCGCCGGGCAGGCCCGCTGCACCCGACACCCCGGCTGCTCGCCGAGTACGTCTGGGGCTTCGTCTCGGCGATCCGGCGGGCGCCGTTGTCCCAAGCCGACCGGCGCGCGTGCTACCGCCACCTGGCCGCGTGGATGACCAGCCGGGTCGGGCCGGGCGCCGGCGAGCGGGTCGAGGATCGCGACCCGGTCGATCCGGGTCTGCTCACGGTCTCCGTCGACGCCCTCGTCGCCGGCCGTGAGGGGAGGCAGGCATGA
- a CDS encoding GntR family transcriptional regulator, with protein MAKAAKYETVAEGIRQEIQAGTYAGGVGLDVAELVAKYGTTQATVSRALALLGDDGLAVADGDVWNVIPADMEGSAGRDAAEPPAPVVTESAEEPAARTAAKAQAKAAELVVHTPQVLKGTRVVTEHVDPNAERALKRAGVAQAYQETKTLGRQWLDAEGRATEAKRAMSAKLMELRQMFTYRGDPDYNGQSSEYQALAALLYQDLGADKSAQRAILHHVEDRKREIIPPAKWDKFGVEPLTRGERAGLEKKAAKALTEVSDMAKATAVEARKGKATGAQLVTLATQIEHGVAVFSTASLRVMSPAQRKTFREQMQATRDQAEAALQELDSLDD; from the coding sequence ATGGCAAAGGCAGCCAAGTACGAAACCGTGGCGGAGGGCATCCGTCAGGAGATCCAGGCGGGGACCTACGCGGGGGGCGTGGGCCTGGACGTGGCGGAGTTGGTGGCGAAGTACGGCACTACCCAGGCCACGGTGTCCCGGGCCCTTGCTCTCCTGGGGGATGACGGCCTGGCGGTGGCCGACGGGGACGTGTGGAACGTAATCCCGGCGGACATGGAGGGTTCAGCCGGCCGTGACGCTGCGGAACCGCCGGCCCCGGTCGTCACGGAATCCGCGGAGGAGCCGGCGGCCCGCACGGCGGCCAAGGCCCAGGCGAAAGCGGCGGAGCTGGTCGTCCACACGCCCCAGGTCCTGAAGGGCACCCGCGTGGTCACGGAGCACGTGGACCCCAATGCGGAGCGGGCACTGAAGCGGGCGGGCGTGGCCCAGGCGTACCAGGAGACCAAGACCCTGGGCCGTCAGTGGCTGGACGCGGAGGGCCGCGCGACGGAGGCCAAGCGGGCCATGTCCGCCAAGCTGATGGAGCTGCGCCAGATGTTCACGTACCGGGGAGATCCGGACTACAACGGCCAGTCATCGGAGTACCAGGCCCTGGCGGCCCTCCTGTACCAGGACCTGGGCGCGGACAAGTCGGCCCAGCGGGCCATCCTCCACCACGTCGAGGACCGCAAGCGGGAGATCATCCCTCCGGCCAAGTGGGACAAGTTCGGCGTGGAGCCGTTGACGCGTGGCGAACGCGCGGGCCTGGAGAAGAAAGCGGCCAAGGCTCTGACGGAAGTCTCCGACATGGCCAAGGCCACGGCCGTGGAGGCCCGCAAGGGCAAAGCCACCGGGGCCCAGCTGGTGACGCTCGCAACGCAGATCGAGCACGGCGTGGCCGTGTTCTCCACGGCGTCCCTCCGGGTCATGTCCCCGGCCCAGCGGAAAACGTTCCGGGAGCAGATGCAAGCGACCCGGGACCAGGCGGAGGCGGCTCTCCAGGAGTTGGACTCCCTGGACGACTGA
- a CDS encoding polysaccharide pyruvyl transferase family protein, with amino-acid sequence MTPANGTPVRVGVFGLLGSGNLGNDGSLEAVLGYLRAEHPEADVDALCGGPEAVTTRFGIPATRLHWYGGEYRTASRAGAIAAKGLGKLVDVFRTAAWVRRHDVVIVPGMGVLEATLPLRPWGFPYSLFLLCASGRLLRTRVGLVSVGAATIGNRPTRALVRWSARLAAYRSYRDAQSRDAMRAMGVDTARDEVYPDLAFALPTPRSPELSASPPAFGREGPPEQGGTPSAPSDPSAPPGPVCVGVMDFHGGNDDRARADEIYRRYLDGTVRFVRALVEEGRAVRLLTGDECDASVVAAILEAVDSPLVTAAEPSSLADLMKEMAAADTVVAIRYHNLICALKTGTPVLALCYAAKSDALMAEMGLGAYCHPAREVDADRLLEQFRALEKHSAELRQTLTERNLAAARRLEHQFNSLTAALFPATDHAHTLRKAP; translated from the coding sequence ATGACACCCGCGAACGGGACTCCGGTGCGCGTGGGGGTGTTCGGGCTGCTCGGCTCCGGCAACCTCGGCAACGACGGATCGCTCGAAGCCGTGCTCGGGTACCTCCGCGCCGAACACCCGGAGGCGGACGTGGACGCGCTGTGCGGCGGACCCGAGGCCGTGACGACCCGGTTCGGGATCCCCGCGACGCGGCTGCACTGGTACGGCGGGGAGTACCGGACGGCGTCGCGTGCGGGCGCGATCGCGGCGAAGGGTCTGGGCAAACTTGTCGACGTCTTCCGCACCGCTGCCTGGGTGCGCCGGCACGACGTGGTGATCGTGCCGGGCATGGGCGTCCTGGAGGCGACACTGCCCCTGCGGCCGTGGGGCTTCCCGTACTCGCTGTTCCTGCTCTGCGCGAGTGGCCGGCTGCTGCGCACCCGGGTGGGGCTGGTCAGCGTCGGCGCCGCGACGATCGGCAACCGGCCGACCCGCGCCCTGGTGCGCTGGTCGGCGCGGCTGGCCGCATACCGGTCGTACCGGGACGCGCAGTCGCGCGACGCGATGCGGGCGATGGGCGTAGACACCGCGCGCGACGAGGTCTACCCGGACCTCGCGTTCGCCCTGCCGACGCCGCGGTCCCCCGAGCTCTCGGCTTCTCCCCCAGCCTTCGGCCGGGAGGGGCCCCCAGAGCAGGGAGGTACCCCCAGCGCGCCCTCGGACCCGTCGGCCCCGCCGGGCCCGGTCTGCGTCGGCGTCATGGACTTCCACGGCGGCAACGACGATCGCGCCCGGGCCGATGAGATATACCGGCGCTACCTCGACGGGACGGTCCGGTTCGTCCGCGCGCTGGTCGAGGAGGGCAGGGCTGTCCGGCTGCTCACCGGTGACGAGTGCGACGCGTCGGTGGTCGCCGCGATCCTCGAAGCGGTGGACTCGCCGCTGGTCACCGCTGCCGAGCCGTCCTCACTGGCCGACCTGATGAAGGAGATGGCGGCTGCCGACACCGTGGTGGCGATCCGGTACCACAACCTGATCTGCGCGCTGAAGACCGGTACGCCGGTGCTCGCTCTCTGCTATGCGGCGAAGAGCGACGCGCTCATGGCGGAGATGGGCCTCGGCGCGTACTGCCACCCGGCGCGCGAGGTCGACGCGGACCGACTGCTCGAGCAGTTCCGTGCGCTGGAAAAGCATTCGGCCGAGCTGCGGCAGACCCTCACCGAGCGGAACCTGGCCGCCGCCCGGCGACTCGAGCACCAGTTCAACTCCTTGACCGCGGCCCTGTTCCCGGCGACCGACCACGCCCACACCTTGCGGAAGGCTCCATGA
- a CDS encoding phosphatase PAP2 family protein: protein MTGRPAPAVLPPSLRAWLGLIAALAALVVVVLGLLYAGHSEPGRVDRWIIQPTADSVRPPWRRVALAIDFLGEPAGAAVLVVAAVTGCLLLRRPRAAVLVVAGVGMTVGTATLLKSLVGRTIHGDGNLSYPSGHAAFLTALALVVALLAAGRLGLGRTAGTSVVLAAALVGGAAMGWAQVALGAHYPTDVLGGWCTALAVTPATAWLVDRTADRPVDRMADAGRRERR, encoded by the coding sequence GTGACCGGCCGGCCGGCGCCCGCGGTGCTGCCCCCATCGCTGCGCGCGTGGCTCGGGCTGATCGCGGCCCTCGCCGCGCTGGTGGTCGTCGTGCTCGGACTCCTGTACGCCGGTCACAGCGAGCCCGGCAGGGTGGACAGGTGGATCATCCAGCCGACGGCGGACAGTGTGCGGCCGCCGTGGCGGCGCGTCGCTCTGGCCATCGACTTCTTGGGAGAGCCCGCCGGAGCGGCGGTGCTGGTCGTGGCCGCCGTGACGGGCTGCCTGCTGCTGCGGCGTCCTCGCGCGGCGGTGCTCGTCGTTGCCGGCGTCGGCATGACAGTCGGGACGGCGACACTGCTCAAGTCGCTGGTGGGACGCACCATCCACGGCGACGGCAACCTGTCCTATCCGAGCGGGCACGCCGCCTTCCTCACCGCGCTCGCCCTCGTGGTGGCGCTGCTCGCGGCCGGCCGGCTCGGCCTCGGCAGGACGGCCGGCACGTCAGTCGTGCTCGCCGCGGCGCTGGTTGGCGGCGCCGCCATGGGCTGGGCGCAGGTCGCCCTGGGCGCGCACTACCCGACCGACGTCCTCGGCGGCTGGTGCACCGCGCTGGCGGTGACACCGGCGACTGCGTGGCTGGTCGACCGGACAGCCGACCGGCCGGTCGATCGGATGGCCGACGCCGGTCGGCGGGAGCGTCGCTGA
- a CDS encoding DUF4910 domain-containing protein, with protein sequence MTAAGEEMYALVERLYPLCRSITGDGVRATLEIVGEYVPLQVHEVPTGTQVLDWTVPQEWNIRDAYVADSAGRRVVDFAASSLHVLGYSVPVSATMPLAELRAHLHTLPDHPAWVPYRTSYYKPEWGFCLAQETLDALPDGDYEVCVDSTLTDGHLTYAEHVVPGQVADEVIVSCHVCHPSLANDNLAGIAVATFLARALAEEQPYFTYRFLFAPGTIGAITWLARNAERVNGVSPALGAPPGRRLGEEPRAWGRVKHGLVLACAGDPGRLTYKQSRRGDAEIDRVMRHVLDASERPHHIAEFTPYGYDERQFCSPGFDLGVGSLSRTPYAGYPEYHTSADNLDFVTPEAMADTLAVCREAFAVLDRNRRYVNLSPYGEPQLGRRGLYDSLGGRSDAKQAQMAMLWVLSLSDGEHSLLDVAERSGLPFDTVAAAADALCGAELIKA encoded by the coding sequence ATGACCGCGGCCGGCGAGGAGATGTACGCGCTGGTGGAGCGGTTGTACCCGCTGTGCCGGAGCATCACCGGCGACGGTGTGCGCGCCACCCTGGAGATCGTCGGCGAGTACGTCCCGCTGCAGGTGCACGAGGTGCCGACGGGGACTCAGGTGCTCGACTGGACGGTGCCGCAGGAGTGGAACATCCGGGACGCGTACGTCGCCGACTCCGCCGGCAGGCGGGTCGTCGACTTCGCCGCGTCCAGCCTGCACGTGCTCGGCTACAGCGTGCCGGTGTCGGCGACCATGCCTCTGGCCGAGCTCCGCGCGCACCTGCACACCCTGCCGGACCACCCGGCCTGGGTGCCGTACCGCACCAGCTACTACAAGCCGGAGTGGGGGTTCTGCCTGGCCCAGGAGACCTTGGACGCGCTGCCGGACGGCGACTACGAGGTGTGCGTCGACTCCACGCTCACCGATGGCCATCTCACCTACGCCGAGCACGTGGTGCCCGGGCAGGTCGCCGACGAGGTGATCGTCTCCTGCCACGTCTGCCACCCGTCACTGGCCAACGACAACCTGGCCGGCATCGCGGTGGCGACGTTCCTGGCCCGGGCGCTGGCGGAGGAGCAGCCGTACTTCACCTACCGGTTCCTGTTCGCGCCCGGCACCATCGGGGCGATCACCTGGCTGGCCCGCAACGCGGAGCGGGTGAATGGGGTATCCCCTGCTCTGGGGGCCCCTCCCGGCCGAAGGCTGGGGGAGGAGCCGAGAGCTTGGGGAAGGGTCAAGCACGGGCTGGTGCTGGCCTGCGCCGGCGACCCGGGCCGGCTGACGTACAAGCAGAGCAGGCGCGGCGACGCGGAGATCGACCGGGTGATGCGGCATGTGCTGGACGCCTCCGAACGCCCGCACCACATCGCCGAGTTCACTCCGTACGGCTACGACGAGCGGCAGTTCTGCTCGCCCGGGTTCGACCTCGGCGTGGGTTCGCTCAGCCGGACCCCGTACGCCGGCTACCCCGAATATCACACCTCGGCGGACAACCTGGACTTCGTCACCCCCGAGGCGATGGCGGACACTCTCGCCGTCTGCCGCGAGGCATTCGCCGTCCTTGACCGCAACCGGCGGTACGTCAACCTCAGCCCCTACGGCGAACCACAGCTGGGGCGGCGTGGGTTGTACGACTCGCTCGGTGGCCGCAGCGACGCGAAGCAGGCCCAGATGGCCATGCTCTGGGTGCTCAGCCTCTCCGACGGCGAGCACAGTCTGCTGGACGTCGCCGAGCGGTCCGGTCTGCCGTTCGACACCGTCGCCGCCGCGGCCGACGCCCTGTGCGGCGCCGAACTGATCAAGGCATGA
- the rfbC gene encoding dTDP-4-dehydrorhamnose 3,5-epimerase — translation MKATEVPEITGAYLFEPTPYADERGFFCRTFDADVVRSAGLDPDVFIQDSVSRSVRGVLRGLHLRSGAGEAKLVRCSYGRIFDVVVDLRPDSPTYRNRAFFELSGETQVTLYIPAGCAHGFQALTETADTSYRIDRPHDPAEDVTIAFDDPELAIPWPLPVTSMSQRDREAPSLAEALQQKES, via the coding sequence ATGAAGGCGACCGAAGTACCGGAGATCACCGGCGCGTACCTCTTCGAGCCGACGCCGTACGCCGACGAACGCGGCTTCTTCTGCCGGACCTTCGACGCCGACGTGGTCCGCTCGGCGGGCCTCGATCCGGACGTCTTCATCCAGGACAGCGTGTCCCGCTCGGTCCGGGGCGTGCTGCGCGGCCTGCACCTGCGCTCCGGCGCAGGCGAGGCCAAGCTGGTGCGGTGCTCGTACGGGAGGATCTTCGACGTCGTCGTGGACCTGCGGCCCGACTCGCCGACCTACCGCAACCGGGCCTTCTTCGAGCTGTCCGGCGAGACGCAGGTGACCCTGTACATCCCGGCGGGGTGCGCGCACGGCTTCCAGGCGCTGACCGAGACCGCCGACACCTCGTACCGGATCGACCGCCCGCACGATCCGGCCGAGGACGTGACGATCGCCTTTGACGACCCGGAGCTCGCCATTCCCTGGCCGCTGCCGGTCACATCGATGTCCCAGCGGGACCGGGAGGCGCCGAGCCTCGCCGAGGCCCTGCAGCAAAAAGAGAGTTGA
- a CDS encoding LysR family transcriptional regulator: MELGGVHLRALAELARHGTMTAAAAALGYTPGAISQQIAQLERTAGTQLIRRAGRRVELTDAGHTLVIHAGHILRAQAEAAAAIERTRTEISARLRLGVFGTAAAAFLPPALRRLAEHHPGVEVVSQEVDVDQAHAEVSAGRVDLALGLDYPDAPLARDDVSDLVRLHSERFTVAVPADQAPPAATSWRLTELADRDWILPARRTYYGRAVRTACRRAGFEPRVAHEVTDTATSLAMVGAGLGVAPLTGLMLRLRSEGIASVPLDDLVERHVVVAVRAASRGRPSVEVLIEALRGAARAEP, from the coding sequence ATGGAACTGGGCGGAGTACACCTGCGCGCACTGGCCGAACTCGCCCGCCACGGCACCATGACGGCGGCTGCCGCGGCGCTCGGCTACACCCCCGGCGCGATCTCCCAGCAGATCGCCCAGCTGGAGCGGACCGCGGGCACGCAGCTGATACGCAGAGCCGGGCGCCGGGTCGAGCTCACGGACGCCGGGCACACGCTGGTCATCCACGCCGGCCACATCCTGCGGGCTCAGGCCGAGGCGGCGGCCGCCATCGAGCGCACCCGCACGGAGATCTCGGCGCGGCTGCGGCTCGGCGTGTTCGGCACAGCGGCTGCGGCCTTCCTGCCGCCCGCCCTGCGCCGGCTCGCCGAACACCACCCCGGCGTCGAGGTGGTGAGCCAGGAAGTAGACGTCGACCAGGCGCACGCGGAGGTGTCAGCCGGTCGGGTGGACCTGGCGCTCGGACTCGACTATCCGGACGCGCCGCTGGCCCGGGACGACGTCTCCGATCTGGTACGACTCCACTCGGAGCGCTTCACTGTGGCTGTGCCGGCCGATCAGGCGCCGCCCGCCGCGACGTCCTGGCGGCTGACCGAGCTGGCCGACCGGGACTGGATCCTGCCCGCGCGCCGCACGTACTACGGACGTGCCGTACGTACGGCCTGCCGCCGGGCCGGATTCGAACCGCGCGTCGCGCACGAGGTCACCGACACCGCCACTTCCCTCGCCATGGTCGGGGCGGGGCTCGGCGTGGCGCCGCTGACCGGGCTGATGCTGAGGCTGCGCTCGGAGGGCATCGCCTCGGTGCCGCTGGACGACCTGGTCGAACGCCATGTCGTGGTGGCCGTACGCGCCGCCTCGCGGGGGCGGCCGTCGGTGGAGGTGCTCATCGAGGCACTGCGAGGGGCGGCGAGGGCGGAGCCGTGA